GATTAGAAGGATTATAGAAAAGGTTACTCCTTAATATGAGTCATTTTAAAAGAGTGAACTCATCATCCACTGAAGTAGTTTCCATTCAatctgtaaaatatataaagTGGGCACAGATGGAGAACATATTAATTTACAACTGGAaaagctttcttaaaatttgAAAACTGCTTAACTTCTATGCAAGCATTAAGTAACTAAGAATGTGTATCTCAGCATACATgttaattctctctctctctcttttttctcaaGGTTTTCTACTCTCAGTTTCAAAATCTCTGCAAAAGGTAGAAGATGAAGATATGCTGCTAACCACATTAAATCTAGGAAAAACTCTTCGAAATGGAGCTAGAACTGCAAACAGAGGAGCTATACCTTTGCTGAAGCATTATGAGACTGAAGACAGCAGTGTTTTGGACAAAGatgatgacagaaaaataaagtttttggtgagttttcagttttatgttttgGCTTAATTGTAAAATGGAAATTCTCTTTATAGCCAATAAGAAAACAAGTACAATAATTTAAAGCAATAACTTGGTGAATATGCAAAACTATCAGTTTAGCATACTATAGTAAAGAATAAATCTTCATCTGTAAGTATCTAATTCCAAGATTTTAAATGTGTAACTTGGACAGTTGAAtaaaagaaatctgatttttacaGAACTATATGTAGCCAAAACttgtgggggggaaaaaacctataTTTATGCTTGATTAAGCATGTCCCTATATGCAGCAACAGGTTATTAACTTCACCAAATATAAGACTCATTATTTTATCATGTTCTTTACCATAAAACCATTTCAGCCCAAGATGTAATGCAGgtcattgcttttaaaatatcatctTGAAAGATAAAATACTTGCATTGCTAAGTATAAAGTGTAAATAGTCAACTATAAAAAGTGAACTCAACTGACTTTAAATAAAGATAAACTGCTAGTCTTGTTTTCCCTTAAAACAGGACACAGGTTCCAGACATGATTTCTTAAATCATGTTATGCCAACCAACTT
The nucleotide sequence above comes from Buteo buteo chromosome 19, bButBut1.hap1.1, whole genome shotgun sequence. Encoded proteins:
- the PMCH gene encoding pro-MCH — translated: MCISAYMLILSLSLFSQGFLLSVSKSLQKVEDEDMLLTTLNLGKTLRNGARTANRGAIPLLKHYETEDSSVLDKDDDRKIKFLDTGSRHDFLNHVMPTNLGRKQLPYLALKGAMAFPADTEIQNIDSIQERETAEEENSAKFPIGRRDFDMLRCMLGRVYRPCWQV